The genomic window GTATTCAAAGAGTACTACGACTCGCGAATTCTACGCCACTGCGAGATTTGATACTAGCTGGTACTTTGGTAAAGGAACGCGCGAGAGATTCGCCACTCGCGTGCGATCGATCCGCCGATCAATGCGTGACGTAGATGAGATCGCTACCGCGGAAGATCGCCTCGATCACGGACTTCCGGTTGAATTCGCCACCCCGGGACTCTATCGCCGCCACCAGTCGCTGGTATCGGTTCCAAGCGGTCACCGACGCCACTTCCTTTTCCGGCCGGTCCTTAATCTTTTCGTATacgtcgccgccgctgtcgaccgCAGCTTCGGAAGTCTGACATGCAGCCTCGGTATCCGGTATCATCTACGAAGTTGCGATCGAATGATTTGATACTGTCATTGGAATTCTCCGTGATCGACGGCGCGGGAAATTATTACCCGCGTGTgtcgttttattataattccgGGGAATTCCCGGAGAGAGATTGttggatttttattattattatttttttattatgcagcTATAAATATTCCGTGTAAAATGCAACGCAAATATCTAAGGCATTAAATCAGAAATGATATGCTGTTACCGTCAAATTAAAATCAGAAATAGTCAATTTATAGTATAGCGTCATCAAGGAATGCCGCAGTCATCTATCTCGAAATTGATTAATGAGATTCCTTGACTTTGCGCTTATTTTGACGGCATCCGTCATTTTGATTATGTCAGATTGGCTAGCGATCGAGCGAAAGAAAGTCCTAGAGGGTTTATACGAAACCAGCAATGACCAATGTTTGCTGAACGCGTCGTAGACATGTGTAACGCTACCCTAAACCCCGTGTCTGAAATCAATACTCGAACAGCATTACACTGTTACTAAGGATGCCCATCCCCATCGCCAGATTTCGCGTCACCCCTGCGCCACTTTACCAACTTGGAGTTCAACGGCCAACGCGCGTCCGTGCCAATTGATGATATCGCGGCACCGCGCATTACTTTTTCATTACTACaagcataattatttattcaactaATTATTGACAGCTCATCCGATTTTACAGCGGTCAATTGCAACCATTTACAACAACTAATCATGCAAATAATTGCGCAGCGGTAATGTTTAcgattaatgttattaataaacaaatgtgGTTAATGAGTTAacaagataataattaataaaattacgtttatttGCAGGTGAAATTGAATAATTCGCGCGAGCAGTGGAATCACTTCACGTTCCATGTAAATCCAATATCTCGATGATCAATCGACAAAGCAGAGAAGATCTATTACCCGTTATTACCAAACCCGTTATCTAATTATCGTCCCGTTAGTTAATTAACAGAGAATCGAATAATCGTTTTGCGTGCCTTCGCATTCGGGCACTCCGATCAGTTCTCGCTGCTCACCTTCGCGTTCAGTTTCCGCCGGTTCTTCCGCGTGACCTCGCGATCCTACGGTCAAGGTCGCCGTGCTGCGCTGCAGCCCCTGAGAGTTTCCGTTCTTCCGGAAAATTTATATCGGCCGCCGGATTTATCCAGCGAGACGCGTAGACCAGGCCAGCGTGCGGTCCAACAGTAACTGAGGAAGCCCGACCAACGCGTCGACCATCAGCTGGATCCCCGCGATGACTTTTCCCCCTCTGGTGGTGCCCAGAACCTACATGTGGCTACCATatgggaggaggagggggagggagataGCGGGGGGGTTGAGAAACAACGCTGGGTGGTGGAGGGTCCACCTCTTTCATTCTCTCACCCTTATAGTTACGCGCCTAGACTCAAGGGCTCTGTCGATTTTCCAATTCGCAGTTTGCGTGTCGCGGATTTCATTCAGCGACGCGTCTTCTCGCCAGGTCCGGCAAGGGCCCAGAACTGCCTCCAATCGATGCTCGCGCGAGTTTACGAGCCGTTTTATTGCGCGGTGTTATTATAGACATGATGCTCTTCGTGTCATGTTTCACTGAAGAGATACTATTGCGCTCGATTGTGTAACTATTCATTTTGCATTGATCCACATGATAGTTTTCCGTAAAATGAACAGACAAATAGACTTTTATTTCTCCTTATCATTattgtttgtaataaaataaattttacttaattttgttACGTAGAGTTGCGTCAGTGACCGTGTACAACTAACATAAAACTGAATTttcttatctcttttttttacgttaGCATGTCAACTtgtgtttctaaaaaaatatttttatattcttttgttGTATTTTCTTAACTCTAAGTTTTATCTACAAATTACATTTCAGATTACAATATAGATTTATGCACATGCAatcataaatactttaaaaagcTACAATAAAGCTACAATAAAAAGctacaaataataaaagatatagataaaaaaaatagattaaaaaatgatcaatacatatgttggaaaaaataaaaatcaattggCATCTCACGATCACTCCTTATCAAGTGGAATTAATCTTCCACGTCGCTCGACTCGAAGATGCGGGCGACCTTAAAAAGATCCAAACAAACGTCACCTTAATCTCCATACTATATGAAGGTGCTTTGGGAATAGCAACGCCAAAGacgaattgtaaaaataataggCGCGGGTGGGCAGGCAGGCTCGCCTTAAGTGACACTTATTTAACTTAAGACGTCTGCATTCTGCGGCGGTCCCGCGTTGAAGACGAAAGATGCCAGACCACCGTGACGAGTACGGCCACACTATAGGGGCCACGTCGGCGGTCCATTGTGGCAGCGCCGAGGGAATCAAGTAAATTGGCTGAATTGGCCCGTCCGTGAACCGGCACAGCGACCATCAGCGGACGCAGATGCAGATGCGCGATAGATCCCGCGTTGCGTAACCCGCAGGCCGAAAACtcgaatttttttgaaatatttgtaaaacaagaaattataatttatctaacaaaagaaaattctcacctccaaaattcaaataattataaattatttgtaatacatacatatacgtaGAAAATACGTAATAAgctatttttttgcaattaaaatttattctaaaaaagtaaaatcaatcTCTGAAAGTTagatcatttttttgtttttattttattagtcattaacaaaaggaaataaaacaaaatcttaCAGAGGAAACTAGGTTTGTTAATGAgatttatcgattaaaaaacttatcaaatatttaaaaaattataaagtttccAAAGGTTGACTTTATCACTTTAAcgtaaattcgcaaaaaataatatattatcatacatataattttgtgCATTCCTACACAGTGACAGATTAAAACGTTTAGACTTTGAAGGGGTACGTGGCAAATTTTTGGAAACCAGAAAATTTTCATACagttaagatatatttttactttattaagcTAACGTCTTTTGCACAAGTTACACCGAGCATAATTTGTCAGaaacgatattttaaatatacagttaaaaataatggaatatAAAATCCTACCTACTATCTCCTTGTGGTGCACTCTAGGACcgtgaaaactttttaaaatatatgtatgtactttTGTAGAATACAAttacacaaattataaataaaccaGCTGGTTTTCACCAgctaatacatttttttttaaggtatacattttttttagagataatcaaaaaatttcaaacaagaaatgatattatttatatgtctTGAATAATAAAACTAGCATTGCAATTTAATGAGATTTGTTTGGAACTTTCTTAATGACAACTCGGAGAGTTGGACTTTGGGCTGGGCTGGGgtgcaaaaaatattgtttagaaAGTAGCGGAAAAAGACTCGTGCATCACCGCGCAGATGGTAGCAGCATGCCGTGTATCAAGAAGAtagaagatattaaaaaaaaaaaattcatataatgAACGACCGTTGTTTCGTGCATCCATCTGCTGGCGAAAAAGATACTGGTACTAGTTCACTAATACCTGCGATTAAAGATGGTATCAAGTTTAATGTGTACTTAAAAATCTGAGTCAAGTTCAAtaatcaagttttatttttcaagattaatTCCATTGCTACCTAAGACCATCGTTCAATAAACTATGCGTGAAACTGTACAAATTTATAGAGATATGCAAATCAAGCAGATTTTCTGATAtctgaattaaatcaaatttctttGTTCGAATCCGGACGTCCTATTGAATCCGTAAAAGACATCGCGAAAAAGTTGtacattcaatttattttgcTCGATCGAATTCATCTTTGAATTGATATACGGTGCAGAAAATTGATCTCTCACGAAATCCGCCAGATGCGGACCTAATGGCCAATCGGTGTTCATTGTCTCGCCGCGTGCGCGTCGAGGGCGCGTGCACCTATAAAGGAGGTACAACACCACTTTTACAGCTGCCGGAAGTATACATCTGCTAACGCAGAATCTACTAACCGTGCGGAGGAGATTGGCCCCCGAACCCTCGCCGCTAAATCGCTGTATTGCATCTTGAACACATTGCACTCgctttgtaattttgtataatcGTGAAGAATTGTGCCGTAGACAGGGCTAACGAACCGCGTTCCTTACGCCGAGACTAATAATCAGGACGGTTAATTAAAATCGGAGAAAAGTCGACGGGATGAGATAGAGACCCTTACACGTGGCGGGTTCGCGGACAGACGGCAGGGCCCAcctttattttcgaaaaatagaGGCAGCTGTCCGGAAGAAACGATCGCTGCTCAACGTGGCTCGTGCTGAACACCTTTCGTCTCTAAATCGAGGGCTTTGTGGGTTCTGGGATTGTGGCACAATCTTGATGAAAATCCGTCATTAAACATAAAAGTTCTTATGCATATGCAGATTAATTGTCACATGAAGAAAAGACCGACACTGTTCTTTTGTCATTCGTTCACCAAGAAATCAAATCCAAATTAACAAactaatttaacaatttttatgtaatgagaacaaaaatattttagtgatTACATCgagcttttaaaaaaatgcgttaaaaagataaagttataatatataGAGGAAAAAAGGATAATATGGcacttattttcattttactaaacaactttgttaataatcaatattttatattgaaacttaaacaattatattcgtcaaagtgttgttttagactttaaaaaagttataaaatatttattaatttgaacgtaatttataaaaatgtaacgacgttgCTTCTTAGATTTATATCGTGCTCACAATCAGAAAGATGCCGAAAAGGAAGTATAAGACGCATCTGTCTCTCTTGAATTATCTGCGCCAGCAA from Solenopsis invicta isolate M01_SB chromosome 2, UNIL_Sinv_3.0, whole genome shotgun sequence includes these protein-coding regions:
- the LOC105196756 gene encoding uncharacterized protein LOC105196756 encodes the protein MIPDTEAACQTSEAAVDSGGDVYEKIKDRPEKEVASVTAWNRYQRLVAAIESRGGEFNRKSVIEAIFRGSDLIYVTH